In Leopardus geoffroyi isolate Oge1 chromosome D1, O.geoffroyi_Oge1_pat1.0, whole genome shotgun sequence, a single window of DNA contains:
- the CEP295 gene encoding centrosomal protein of 295 kDa isoform X8 translates to MEIEEQKQKQLELLEQIEQQKLRLETDCFRAQLEEEKRKRTQQTGVSTAPASRAVKSDEDNHRQMIRNYQHQLLQQNRFHRQSVEIARKRLLEYQTMLKAKYPPVLATSLVSDSVVTVPPQKSERPTVISEHWDQGQRPKLSSDVLAKQSLESEEQPKQFSQSEVQQGDYKLPHKDSHTLSKPLSYDRPRILHDPREIAETSTATTSQTLDSQQRFSENNEHIPSKLTEHSSFQPLAAERAFSSLPATVESGKIQERFPTISKSTVPVSPSVISQIQDKSLPSSENITAQQGNLKALQEQLDRQKEILRSRQEAQEQLLLHKQKELEGQTGLSICLPLVSLDSFATLPSARAESGRIQESFPIRDDTAVSSGHLGVPRLQDRLLSFSQPVLSQQDNFKFLQEQLNIQRDSQQARREAQEVLCVHKQSEVDGRIWSEQTEPPSLPSQVAQHTLTLRPSAGTHSGKIQEQYSSESEKGLLSSQAEIQQSRDGSLSFLQQFLPLHDSMKLLPEQPTAQKGALQARPEAQAELLLQRPRDLGDSTSGQMSSLFPPVVAQCSVASQPSAKAEPRRISLSEKESTVLSSDLVLPAFQDQPRSLPQWENLTARQEQLHVQRVILGAKQETQEFVHKQSELETTVSSEQTGTSLSLSQVAESERVQEFMSVQSDSTVPVSHSKIPRVQERLLRFPQHTLPLQDDLEEHHKWLGLGKEALHFSQKTQGNLSSEQTDSSFLPQLGQPSFTSLPSAESGTTQEALSTESDTKILSSHSQIPQLQDRLLRISQLIQPQQDNLKALGERLAIQREAIIQSRQEAQEELLLHKQSEWKERISPEQVGASSFPPVAQHSFASLPLSESRRVQEPCSAKSDNLEIPRLPDRLLDLSQPVLTQPDHLIALQQEHLSAQRNPLLCSKKTQKELVLPRQYKFEEKLPAEHFIQPHQGDLKALQQQLDIQRRSIRSRQEVQEELLLQRLSKLEKKVSSEQTGSSPLSQVAPPVADCERIQKPFVPRCNSTVPVSHPEISTSQDRPSSLSQPVLPQQDISTAQLDLQREVVLSNEKVQEELLLNKHTQWTESESSEHALPSLFSAHKREHSFIPLPFAEVKSKNSCGSYSSKNEHAAPSSNSVIPRFQDRLLSFSPPVLTRQDNLEFQKQLDLQKQVLHHSQKSQEELLVQRQMTLQQQIQKHQETLKDFFKYSQISQPTVGNDVQSQKLREWLPRPQDLAGDDQENIRSVTRSNSDDNQLLSESSAKQSGKHLDKELGRRSSKPPVAKVKCGLDLNQHELSAIQEVESPASGRTSILDSCQDRDPLRVSISREQSFFGSPLDCEPFGCLYPVAQENVCGANSSEAVKVKEAVTENNAILNYAVEEEHTYLSPPVKPRNAETEEIYHEPLSSITVSTGSFLSYENTDLSLTDAGSFSEHASNHREQERTTAKEEETNVLSSVVPASQVSYQRQDPGEVHKPVLPAVEKFTSGQTYLQQMMEKHINEANLMTEKTDLRVDLDFPELEHTFPNLHHQLFKPLEPHPDFDMLSSYSGISQDSRDFYQNSDSSWESHRTTVSSKSTASFTALRTSLNPSNTSPNQQPDPHLAHAAAQIFATENITEGSEQSFQQLLPEFSSQEGSQHVDLPSIFSIEARDSSQSMENQTYSAQTELQNRKKSVPFQLCVGSLQNSGFRSSDEANVFHHLNLQHSTPCGSTSSECSIKAQPEGREETLGTEKLSERGIDTMLQSQGLNGGKKETCGVLNINSQVEEIDSQLCLRTVEMGTSVQAPYSVQNEKYFENSAKAETPEILRNLSQLAQSELFLSSGSLQSSIPMWLTESGHGIMEEPELTLVSTSDISIAEMEFANLTLEEKKENEAKSSFQVNEFLPLVSEKETSDYPVVSEHCVEEPVAVSAETLPKFTAIPGSLQEAFVKRKKSFIERSSQRQKEIKNKIYFSEKSQIKTAKEKPTGSSVSRLKGVNKVRVSLPEDRKTAQALMRQRALRLYNQLAEVKQQREEKAKQDAYAQNRARAKEFHKVSEAPYNLSRSRALQLLISFFYSLHRKH, encoded by the exons ATGGAAATCGAAGAGCAGAAGCAAAAGCAGTTGGAATTACTTGAACAAATTGAACAACAGAAGTTACGTTTAGAAACTGATTGCTTCAGGGCTcagctggaagaagaaaaaagaaaaagaactcaacaGACTGGG GTCAGCACTGCTCCAGCATCACGCGCTGTCAAATCCGATGAAGATAATCACAGGCAGATGATTCGTAACTATCAACATCAGCTTTTACAGCAAAACAG gTTTCACAGACAGTCTGTGGAAATAGCCAGGAAACGATTACTCGAATATCAGACTATGTTAAAAGCAAAGTACCCACCCGTGTTAGCCACTTCATTGGTATCTGATTCTGTTGTAACAGTACCACCACAGAAATCTGAAAGACCCACTGTTATATCAGAGCATTGGGACCAAGGTCAGAGACCCAAGTTGAGTTCAGATGTTTTAGCCAAGCAGTCTCTGGAGTCAGAGGAACAGCCTAAGCAATTCTCACAGAGTGAAGTACAACAGGGAGACTATAAATTGCCTCATAAAGATTCTCATACACTTTCAAAGCCTCTGTCATATGATAGACCGCGAATATTACACGATCCTAGAGAAATAGCTGAAACGTCTACAGCAACAACTTCTCAAACTTTAGACTCCCAGCAAAGATTCTCAGAGAACAATGAACATATACCCTCTAAGCTAACTGAACATTCTTCATTCCAACCACTGGCAGCTGAGCGTGCTTTTAGTTCTCTGCCTGCTACAGTGGAATCTGGAAAAATCCAGGAACGCTTTCCAACCATAAGCAAAAGTACAGTTCCTGTAAGTCCTTCTGTAATCAGCCAAATACAGGATAAGTCTTTGCCATCCTCAGAGAATATCACAGCCCAGCAGGGTAATTTGAAGGCTCTCCAAGAACAGTTAGACCGACAGAAGGAAATTCTTCGGTCAAGACAGGAAGCTCAAGAACAATTGCTTTtgcacaaacaaaaagaattagaagGACAAACTGGCCTCTCGATATGCCTTCCATTAGTATCTTTGGATTCATTTGCTACACTGCCTTCTGCCAGAGCTGAATCAGGGAGAATTCAGGAATCTTTTCCAATCAGAGATGATACTGCAGTTTCCTCAGGCCATCTTGGGGTCCCACGACTTCAGGATAGGCTTTTGAGTTTTTCACAGCCTGTCTTATCACAgcaagataattttaaatttctccaaGAACAGTTAAATATTCAGAGGGACAGCCAACAGGCTAGGCGAGAAGCCCAGGAAGTATTATGTGTACATAAACAGAGTGAAGTGGATGGAAGAATATGGTCTGAACAGACTGAACCCCCCTCTCTCCCATCTCAGGTGGCTCAGCATACATTGACTTTGCGACCTTCTGCCGGCACTCATTCTGGAAAAATCCAGGAGCAGTATTCATCTGAGAGTGAGAAGGGACTTCTCTCAAGCCAGGCTGAAATCCAGCAATCTCGGGATGGGTCTTTGAGTTTCCTACAGCAGTTCCTACCTTTGCATGATAGTATGAAGCTGCTCCCAGAACAGCCGACGGCACAGAAGGGTGCTCTTCAGGCAAGGCCTGAAGCCCAGGCGGAGTTGCTTTTGCAGAGACCAAGGGATTTGGGAGACAGTACGTCTGGGCAGATGAGTTCTTTATTCCCACCAGTGGTTGCTCAGTGTTCAGTTGCTTCACAACCTTCTGCTAAAGCTGAGCCTAGAAGAATTTCTTTATCTGAGAAGGAGAGTACCGTTCTTTCAAGTGACTTGGTACTCCCAGCATTTCAGGACCAGCCTCGTAGTTTGCCACAGTGGGAAAATTTGACAGCACGTCAAGAACAGTTACACGTGCAGAGGGTGATACTTGGTGCTAAACAAGAAACCCAGGAATTTGTACACAAACAAAGTGAATTAGAAACAACGGTTTCTTCTGAACAGACTGGCACCTCTTTATCCCTGTCCCAGGTAGCAGAGTCTGAAAGAGTCCAGGAGTTTATGTCAGTCCAGAGTGATAGTACAGTTCCTGTAAGCCATTCTAAGATCCCGAGAGTTCAGGAAAGACTTCTGAGGTTTCCACAACATACACTACCTCTACAGGATGATTTGGAGGAACACCACAAATGGCTAGGCCTGGGGAAGGAGGCCCTTCATTTTAGCCAGAAAACCCAAGGGAATCTATCTTCTGAACAGACCGACTCCTCATTCCTGCCCCAGTTAGGACAGCCTTCATTTACCTCATTACCTTCTGCTGAATCTGGTACAACCCAGGAAGCCCTTTCAACAGAGAGTGATACTAAAATTCTTTCAAGCCATTCTCAGATCCCACAGTTGCAGGATAGGCTTTTGAGGATATCACAACTTATCCAGCCTCAACAAGATAATTTGAAGGCTCTTGGAGAAAGGTTAGCTATACAGAGAGAAGCTATCATTCAATCTAGACAGGAAGCTCAGGAAGAATTACTTTTGCATAAACAGAGTGagtggaaggaaagaatatcTCCTGAACAGGTTGGCgcctcttccttccccccagtTGCACAGCATTCATTTGCTTCATTACCCCTTAGTGAATCTCGAAGAGTCCAAGAACCTTGTTCAGCTAAGAGTGATAATTTGGAGATACCAAGATTGCCTGACAGGCTTTTAGATTTATCACAACCTGTTTTAACCCAGCCAGATCACCTGATTGCACTTCAACAAGAACACTTGTCTGCACAAAGAAATCCCCTTCTGTGCagcaagaaaacccagaaagaattGGTTTTGCCCAGACAGTATAAATTTGAGGAAAAGTTACCTGCTGAGCATTTTATCCAACCTCACCAGGGTGATTTGAAGGCACTTCAGCAGCAGTTAGATATACAGAGGAGATCCATTCGATCTAGACAGGAAGTCCAAGAAGAATTACTTTTGCAAAGACTAAGTAAACTGGAGAAAAAGGTCTCATCTGAGCAGACTGGCTCTTCACCCTTATCCCAGGTAGCACCGCCTGTTGCTGATTGTGAAAGAATCCAAAAGCCTTTTGTACCCAGATGTAACAGTACTGTTCCTGTAAGTCACCCTGAAATCTCAACATCACAGGACAGACCTTCGAGTTTATCACAGCCCGTTCTGCCTCAGCAAGACATTTCGACAGCACAGTTGGACTTACAAAGGGAAGTGGTGCTTTCTAATGAGAAAGTCCAGGAAGAACTTCtattaaacaaacacacacagtggACTGAAAGTGAGTCTTCTGAGCATGCTCTTCCCTCTTTGTTTTCAGCTCACAAAAGAGAGCATTCATTTATTCCGCTGCCTTTTGCTGAAGTTAAATCTAAAAACAGTTGTGGATCGTATTCCTCTAAGAATGAACATGCAGCTCCCTCCAGCAATTCTGTGATccccagatttcaagataggCTTTTGAGTTTTTCACCACCTGTCTTAACTCGGCAAGATAACCTGGAATTTCAGAAGCAGTTGGATCTACAAAAGCAAGTTCTGCATCACAGCCAAAAATCCCAAGAAGAGTTGCTTGTACAGAGACAGATGACACTGCAGCAGCAGATACAGAAACATCAAGAGACTTTGAAGGATTTCTTTAAATACAGTCAG ATAAGTCAGCCCACAGTTGGAAATGACGTacaaagtcagaagctcagaGAGTGGCTTCCTCGTCCCCAAGACCTAGCAGGAGACGATCAGGAAAACATTAGGTCTGTTACTAGGAGCAACTCCGATGACAATCAGCTGCTTTCAGAAAGTAGTGCCAAGCAAAGTG GCAAGCATCTGGACAAAGAACTGGGTAGGAGATCCTCCAAGCCGCCTGTAGCAAAAGTTAAATGTGGATTGGATTTGAACCAGCACGAACTTAGCGCTATACAAGAGGTAGAATCACCAGCAAGTGGCAGAACTTCTATACTAG atTCTTGTCAAGACAGGGATCCCCTGAGGGTCTCAATAAGCCGAGAACAAAGTTTCTTTGGGAGCCCACTGGACTGTGAACCATTTGGTTGTCTTTACCCGGTTGCCCAGGAGAACGTCTGTGGTGCTAACTCCAGTGAAGCAG TCAAGGTCAAGGAGGCTGTGACTGAGAATAATGCAATATTAAATTATGCTGTGGAGGAAGAACATACATATCTGAGTCCACCTGTGAAGCCACGTAAT GCTGAAACAGAAGAGATTTATCATGAGCCATTATCATCAATAACTGTTTCTACTGGGAGCTTTTTAAGTTATGAAAACACAGATTTGAGCCTTACAGATGCAG GGTCATTTTCAGAGCATGCATCGAACCACAGGGAACAAGAACGTACCACTgctaaagaagaggaaacaaatgtATTAAGTTCTGTAGTTCCTGCATCACAAGTCAGTTATCAAAGGCAGGACCCTGGGGAAGTTCATAAACCTGTGTTGCCTGCAGTGGAAAAATTCACATCTGGTCAGACATACCTTCAGCAGATGATGGAAAAGCACATAAATGAAGCAAATTTGATGACTGAGAAGACAGACTTGCGGG TTGACCTTGACTTTCCGGAATTGGAACACACTTTTCCGAATCTGCATCATCAGCTATTTAAACCCTTAGAACCACATCCAGATTTTGATATGTTATCATCATACTCTGGGATTTCTCAAGACAGCAGAGACTTTTACCAG AACTCTGATTCTTCATGGGAAAGCCACCGTACTACCGTTTCATCCAAAAGTACAGCTTCCTTTACAGCGCTGAGAACCAGCCTGAATCCTTCTAACACAAGCCCGAACCAGCAACCTGACCCTCACTTGGCTCATGCTGCAGCTCAGATTTTTGCTACAGAAAACATTACTGAGG GCTctgaacagtcttttcaacagcTTCTGCCAGAATTTTCTTCACAGGAGGGGAGCCAGCATGTTGATCTACCAAGTATTTTTAGCATTGAAGCAAGAGATTCTTCCCAAAGCATGGAAAATCAGACATACTCTGCACAGACTGAattacaaaataggaaaaaaagtgttCCTTTCCAGCTCTGTGTAGGAAGTTTACAAAATTCAGGCTTCAGGTCATCTGATGAGGCTAATGTATTTCATCACTTAAATCTACAGCATAGCACTCCCTGTGGTTCTACCTCTAGTGAATGCTCAATAAAAGCCCaaccagaaggcagagaagaaacaCTGGGCACTgaaaaactatcagaaagaggGATTGATACAATGTTACAAAGTCAAGGACTCAATGGAGGCAAAAAGGAAACCTGCGgggttttaaatataaattcacaaGTAGAGGAAATCGATTCACAGTTGTGTCTGAGAACAGTGGAGATGGGAACTTCAGTTCAAGCACCATATTCTGTTCAGAATGAAAAGTATTTTGAGAATTCAGCTAAAGCAGAAACTCCAGAAATCCTAAGAAACCTCTCTCAACTAGCACAATCAGAGCTCTTTTTAAGTTCTGGATCATTACAGAGCTCTATTCCAATGTGG TTGACAGAGTCTGGACATGGTATAATGGAAGAGCCAGAGCTTACATTAGTAAGCACCAGTGATATCAGTATTGCTGAAATGGAGTTTGCAAACTTAAccctagaagaaaagaaagaaaatgaggcaaaaagCAGCTTTCAG GTGAATGAATTTCTGCCTCTTGTATCAGAAAAAGAAACCTCAGATTATCCAGTTGTATCAGAACACTGTGTGGAGGAGCCAGTGGCAGTTTCGGCAG AAACGCTGCCGAAGTTTACAGCTATACCTGGGAGCTTACAAGAAGCAtttgtaaagaggaaaaaatcattTATAGAGAGATCttcccagagacagaaagaaataaagaataagattTACTTTTCTGAGAAATCTCAGATCAAAACAGCTAAGGAGAAACCAACAG GCTCATCTGTGAGTCGCCTGAAGGGTGTGAATAAGGTCAGAGTGTCACTTCCTGAAGACAGAAAGACTGCACAAGCCCTCATGCGTCAAAGGGCTTTAAg ATTATACAATCAGTTAGCTGAAGTGAAacagcaaagggaagagaaagcaaagcAAGATGCATATGCCCAAAACCGAGCAAGGGCAAAAGAATTTCATAAGGTGAGTGAGGCCCCCTATAATCTTTCCAGGTCTAGGGCACTGCAactgttaatttcatttttctattcccTCCACAGAAAACACTAG